Below is a window of Impatiens glandulifera chromosome 2, dImpGla2.1, whole genome shotgun sequence DNA.
CATTCTTAACCAAAATTGAACTAACATGTcctagaaaacaaaataatcaaaaaatacaagtttgataattttttattttttgtatttgtaCTTACATTTTGCGTGTCATTATCTAGTATAGATTTgtcaattttcatttatttaattttcttattaggTTAATGctccaatttaatttaattttatactgttctcaaaattatttaaaaaaaactaacacaAATTTATACAAAGTGGCAATGTTTTCCTATCATATGTTTCTCCTCCTTAAGGAAGATTATTAGTAAGCACAAATTAATAACAACTTTACCTtactttttttagtttttattaaagtttaaaatatatatgtaaatatttctttatctTACAAATCTAACCGTAAttgtttatgtttatattatctgtagtattttttaactttaataaaaaaaataactcattACATAGTTTAAGTGACAAAAGTCGATGTACCCCTTTACTAAAATGAGTAATTGTAGGATATTGATAGAAATACTTTGTTACACGTCTTTGAAGGTAGCATAAATGACAATCATCAATAGTTTATCCCAAGGGCATGGTATATATTATTGGTGTGTTCCTTAATAGTTGTCGAGTGTCGTTTTTCCCATTCAATAATCTCTATATGTTTCAGGTGAGCGAGCTAGAATTCAATTATTACGTTATTGTTCAAAGACCAACTCTTTGTACTTTACACctcatctttttttcatttagacacatttttttatatttgaattagtcATATTTTAGGTCTTCAGTATCAATTGAGTAAAAGGGATTTTGCTACAGTAATTTGGACGGTTTGTGGCCCCTTCGAGGGTGGCCTTCGAGAGATGCGGGTCCTGATGTTGCATGAGTGGTAGCTCTGTGGAGACTCTTGTGTCCTAATAATGACTGTGgttgttatataaatattacattataaaaataataataataaattaaacttaaaaaataaatgttaaatctATTTTACATATTagtatcaataaaattattatgttccATATGGATGGTGAAGTTGAGATGAGAATGTTTTTTTCGAATACATACAAACTCGAtagttgaaaatttttaaaaaatgaccaTAAAAAgcttaactttaaaatattctgACGAAATTACTCGTCGCGTAATGCGAAAGGGCAGAATCGTCTCGCGACAGAAAATCATGTGAAAAGTCCAAAAATACCCAGACAAGATCGACTCGCGAAGGGCAAGATTGTCTCGCGAAGGAACCATTGAAGTAATGCAATTATAGACTCACCATAATGTTTTTTCATCGCGAGACGATTCTGTCTTCGCGACCAGAAAAATttcgtcaaaatattttaaaatgctgaccaagaaattaatttttaccaACAACCTTTCAAGGGTCATTTAGTCAAATTTTCCCAATAGCTTTGAGGAGGGTGTTTGTACTTtgtattagttttatatttaatttttttcttatttttttaattttttaacaattcttatatattttttttatggaaacacattatttatttttgagtaaGCAGAAAAGGAGTAATTTTTAAAGCTTAAACCTTTGTTAATTAGAAGGGCCTAGCATTTCCTCACTAGTTCAGTATTACCCTGCTACAGCGGCGGCAAACCCTCACCGGAAAATCTTGCTATAAGCGATCAATCGACTAAGAAAGATGCTATATTTCATCGTACTTTGATGGCTTCCAACACTTCCGGCGACGAAAGGTATGTTCCAGTCCAAAAATCTCCCCATTCTCAGGTACACCACACGTCGTCTCCGCCTTTTTCTCTACCTTAAAACCCAATCACTTCACGCTTCATCATCTCTCCAATGGAAGTTACAAGACGAATCCAAAATCACCCAAACCGAACTCACCGAACGAATCTGCCGCCTCCTCGTCCTCCGTAGGTTCGAAGCTATCAACAATCTCTCCTTCGATTTCTCCGATGAACTCGTTGATAATGTTCTTAGAAAATTGAAGTTGAACCCATCTGCATGTTTAAACTTCTTCGAACTAGCTTCGAAGCAGAATTATTTTAGACCCCATATTAAGTCTTACTGCAAAATTGTTCATATACTTTCTAGGTGTCGAATGTTTGATGAAACTAGAACTTATTTGATCAAACTTATATCATTATGCAAAAGTAAAGGATCAGGTTTCATTATTTGGGATGAATTGGTCCATGTTTACAAAGAGTTTGCTTTCTCTCCAACAATATTCgatatgattttgaagatcTATGCTGAGAAAGGTTTAACAAAGAATGCACTCCACGTGTTTGATAATATGCCCAAGTTAGGTCGTTTGCCTAGTTCTATCTCCTGTAATAGTTTACTAAGTAGCTTGGTGAAAAAAGGTGAACTTCATACAGCTTTTGCTGTTTATGATCAGATAATTCGAAATCAAATCGTTCCTGATGTCTGTACATACTCAATTATGGTGAATGCTTACTGTAAATATGGTCGGATCGATACTGCTTTAGAGCTTATCAAAGAAATGGAAACTATGGGGTTTTCCCCAAATCTGGTAACTTACAATTGTTTGATTAATGGGTATATTGAATTGGGAGATTTGCAGGGTGCTGAAGGAGTAATTGGTTTAATGAGTGATAATGGAATCTCCATGAATAAGGTTACTTATACTTTGCTGCTTAAGGGTTACTGTAAATTAGGTCAGTTGAAAGAAGCTGAGCTCTTGCTGAAACGAATGAAAGAAAAGGATGAGCGCGCCTATGGCGTATTGATCAATGGGTATTGCCAGAACGGTCAGATGGATGATTCTGATAGAATTCTAAACGAAATGATTTCGTCAGGCCTAACGATGAATCTGTTTGTTTATAATTCGATGATGAATGGCTATTGTAGATTTGGTCGAGTTGATAAAGCATTGGAGATGTTAATAAACATGTCTAGTAAATGGAAGATGAAACCGGATTCTTATAGCTATAGTATCGTTATAAATGGATACTGCAGAGAAGGACGAACAAATGAGGCTTATAAACTTTGCGACGAGATGCTGAAGGAAGGAATCGAGCCGAATGTTGTAATTTACAATACCCTTTTGAAAGGCTTGTTTGGGAAAGGGGATGTTGAAAACGCAAAACTTCTTTGGCGATCCATGTTGGAGAAACGTGTCAACCCGAATGAAGTCGGATATTGTATAATGCTCGATGGTCTTTTCAAGACTGGCGATTATGAAAGTGCTTTGGATTTGTGGAAACGCTTTATGGCTGGTTTTGTTTCGACTAGAGTCTCGTACAATATTATGATCGATGGGCTATTTAAGATTGGGAAAACGGTTGAAGCCGAGGAGATTTTGGATAAGATGAAGCAATTTGGTTTATCGCCCGATGGAATAACGTATAGAACGATGATGGATGGATATTGTAAAGATGGGAATATCGAAAAAGCGTTTAGATTGAAGGGAGAAATGGAAAAGGAGTCGATTCCTTTATCGATCGAAGCTTACAACATGCTAATTTACGGGTTGTTTAAATCGAGGAGATTAAAACGAGTTTCCGAGGTTCTTggtgaaattaaaattaggggttttgatttaaatatcGTCACTTACGGTTCTCTTATTTACGGTTGGTGTAGAGAAGGCATGTTGGATAAAGCTTTGAGTGCTTATCACGAGCTTATCGAAAACGGGTTTTCTCCGAATCTCCAAATATACAACATGATTATCAGCG
It encodes the following:
- the LOC124925408 gene encoding putative pentatricopeptide repeat-containing protein At1g19290; the encoded protein is MFQSKNLPILRYTTRRLRLFLYLKTQSLHASSSLQWKLQDESKITQTELTERICRLLVLRRFEAINNLSFDFSDELVDNVLRKLKLNPSACLNFFELASKQNYFRPHIKSYCKIVHILSRCRMFDETRTYLIKLISLCKSKGSGFIIWDELVHVYKEFAFSPTIFDMILKIYAEKGLTKNALHVFDNMPKLGRLPSSISCNSLLSSLVKKGELHTAFAVYDQIIRNQIVPDVCTYSIMVNAYCKYGRIDTALELIKEMETMGFSPNLVTYNCLINGYIELGDLQGAEGVIGLMSDNGISMNKVTYTLLLKGYCKLGQLKEAELLLKRMKEKDERAYGVLINGYCQNGQMDDSDRILNEMISSGLTMNLFVYNSMMNGYCRFGRVDKALEMLINMSSKWKMKPDSYSYSIVINGYCREGRTNEAYKLCDEMLKEGIEPNVVIYNTLLKGLFGKGDVENAKLLWRSMLEKRVNPNEVGYCIMLDGLFKTGDYESALDLWKRFMAGFVSTRVSYNIMIDGLFKIGKTVEAEEILDKMKQFGLSPDGITYRTMMDGYCKDGNIEKAFRLKGEMEKESIPLSIEAYNMLIYGLFKSRRLKRVSEVLGEIKIRGFDLNIVTYGSLIYGWCREGMLDKALSAYHELIENGFSPNLQIYNMIISGLYAFGRIDEADDMLKKLIDLDKFSGSNKTEEVAIQNVAIAGLCKSGKLDEARKLMLDFSRKGFSPDNFTYCSIIHGLSVSGNLIEAFKLRDEMLSIGLVPNIVVYNVLINGLCKFGYFERALSLFRKLQLKGLFPNVVTYNTMIDGYCKCGDIIGAFRLKDEMIETGIAPSIVTYSSLVNGLHKTGQCDGSVKLLGQLIRAGLDPKIKVGYGRNVDRIESLSYDDRDGLYQRVEAVC